From the Micromonospora echinofusca genome, the window AGCGCGCCGATGTGGGTCGCCCGGGCCGGCGGCCACCCGGCGGCGACCAGTCCGCCGTAGACGGCGTCGGCCATGGTCAGCGCCGCCGGCCGGCGCCCCGGGCCCCGGGCCAGGTACGGCACGATGTTCGGGTGCGCCGCCAGCGCGGCCCGGTAGGAGTGCCCCCACCGGCGCAGCGCCTCGCGCCAGTCGACGGTGCCGAAGAACGACACGTCCACCTGGCCGGTGACGCTGTCGGCCACCGCGTCGAGGATCTCGTCCTTGGTGGCGAAGTGGTTGTAGAGCGACGGCCCGCGTACCCCGAGCTCGGCGGCGAGCCGGCGGGTGGAGAAGCCCTCCAACCCCTCGGCGTCGATCAGCGCGGCGGCGGTCTCGACGATCCGCTGCCGGCTGAGCAGCGCCTGCCGCGGCCGGGGCATCCGGTCCTCCTTCGCTCGGGTCGTCCCTCGCAGACTCTGCCACAACCGGGTCTGGACGGAATTAAACTTGCACCGCTAGTTTAAGGCTCATGGATCTGGAACTCTCCGCCGAGCAGGCGGCGGTCCGCCGGCTCGCCGCGGACTTCGTCGACCGCGAGGTGGTGCCGCACGCGGCCACCTGGGACCGCCGGGAGTCCGTCGACCCCGACATCGTCGGCAAGCTCGGCGAGCTGGGCTTCCTGGGTCTCACCATCGGCGAGGA encodes:
- a CDS encoding TetR/AcrR family transcriptional regulator; translated protein: MPRPRQALLSRQRIVETAAALIDAEGLEGFSTRRLAAELGVRGPSLYNHFATKDEILDAVADSVTGQVDVSFFGTVDWREALRRWGHSYRAALAAHPNIVPYLARGPGRRPAALTMADAVYGGLVAAGWPPARATHIGALMRYFVAGSALGSFARGFVEDPGLYAEQYPHLTQAHRLAEHQQQVDEGAFALGLDALIHGLSRTYEEHIGPLPPLPPAGDAY